A window of Streptomyces sp. Je 1-332 genomic DNA:
GGCGGACCGGGAGCGTCAGGGTGCTCGATGTCTCGTACACGGTCAGGAGTACCGGCTTCGGCGGCGGCCAGGCCAGCGGCCAGTACGAGGTGGAGAGGGACAGGCGGATGCGGTGCCCGGGCGGGAAGGCCTGGGCGACGCCGTTGAGCGGGATGACCGCGCGGTAGCGGCGCCCCGGTTCGAGCGGACGCGGATCGCCGTGTGCCTCACTGCGGGTGAGGTTCAGCAGCCCGTAGCTGACCCGGGTGGCACTGCCGTCCGGGGCCACGTCGGACAGGCGGGCAGCAACCATGGCGACGGGTTCGTTGACGCTCAGGTCGAGCTCGACGCTGGGCGAGCCGAGGATCTCCGTGCGCTCGGTCAGCTGGTCGGTCTGGAAGACCAGCGAGCCGCCGTCCTCCTCACGCTGGTCGTAGGGCAGGTCCGGGGGCGCGTTGTAGGAGGCCCACTTTCCGCCGAACTGGCCTACGGACAACGGTGATTGGACGGAGAGGCCCTCGTCGGGGCCGACGGCGTCCGCCGGAGCGTCGCTCTGGTCGACCGGCTCGGACAGACCGTGGCGTGTGAGGCGCCGCACGACGGGTTTGATGTGCGGGGAGGGCCAGGACGGCTCCCCCACCCAGCGGCCCGGACGTTCCTCGTACGACGTGGAGGGCGGGACGCTGTCCTGCATCCACGTCCGCAGCATCGGTCCTTCCATGACGCCGTTGTCGACGCCCTTGAGCCAGTGGTCCCACCAGCGCACCACTTCCTGGAGATAGCCGATGGCCGGGCCCGGTTCGCCCAGGTGCGGGAACTTGTGGGACCAGGGGCCGATCAGGCCCTTGCGCGGCACGTCCAGGTTGCCGAGCAGCCGTGTCACGGCGTTCGAGTAGCCGTCCGCCCAGCCGCTCGACGCGAGGACGGGGCAGCGTACGGCCTGGTAGTCCTCGCAGACCGATGCGTGCCGCCAGTAGTCGTCGCGGCGCTGGTGCTTGAGCCATTCGAGCACCCAGGGGCGGGTGCCCTCCATCCGCTCGTGCCACATGTCGCGCCACCGGTCACCGACCATGGCCGGGTCCGGCGGCATGGTGCCGTAGGCGAACATGGTGCCCGCCTCGGCGA
This region includes:
- a CDS encoding CocE/NonD family hydrolase — protein: MRYVSDLPYETKEEENVSIPVADGTRLAARIWRPTSSDQEPVPAVLEYIPYRQRDLTAERDSIHHPYIAGHGYACVRVDLRGTGDSEGVLKDEYLEQEQTDAEDVLAWLADQPWCDGTTGMMGISWGAFAALQVAARQPESLRAIVIASFTDDRYADDMHYMGGQLLSDNLAEAGTMFAYGTMPPDPAMVGDRWRDMWHERMEGTRPWVLEWLKHQRRDDYWRHASVCEDYQAVRCPVLASSGWADGYSNAVTRLLGNLDVPRKGLIGPWSHKFPHLGEPGPAIGYLQEVVRWWDHWLKGVDNGVMEGPMLRTWMQDSVPPSTSYEERPGRWVGEPSWPSPHIKPVVRRLTRHGLSEPVDQSDAPADAVGPDEGLSVQSPLSVGQFGGKWASYNAPPDLPYDQREEDGGSLVFQTDQLTERTEILGSPSVELDLSVNEPVAMVAARLSDVAPDGSATRVSYGLLNLTRSEAHGDPRPLEPGRRYRAVIPLNGVAQAFPPGHRIRLSLSTSYWPLAWPPPKPVLLTVYETSSTLTLPVRPLAEPDALPDQPFDEPEGTRPRSPVQLSPPESRWQVKRDLVDYAAELEIVKDRGTMRLEDINLDVGRRAYERYTSVAEDFTSATGESTWTMTFRRDDWDVRVETRTVLSCDEDNFRVDATLDGYEGDRRVFSRTWNETVPRDLL